A region of Geobacillus sp. 46C-IIa DNA encodes the following proteins:
- a CDS encoding ATP-binding protein encodes MWLFRSVVGKLWFTILLLVSCVLFILSILLIKFFEEYYVQEAENDLTRLATKVAEVMHDYRDEQLARSIAWTLVDNRSKAIIVADESHYWYSPGDADLDDMPLSSIRQDPDLRRVLTDQETVKKRLYVPDWGQNEKPQHDRIIVGVPMSMPDGSRGAVFIYQSLEAIADATEHTKELIFLAAFIAIVMTTFFAFFLSTRITAPLRKMRQAAFEVARGHFDTKVPILTNDEIGGLAMAFNQMGRRLQFNINALNQEKEQLASILSSMADGVITFSRDGEILITNPPAERFLQAWYFEQGNDAETMAPLPPQVKELFARVVREEKEQSIEVTMQGRTWVILMTPLYGKTMVRGAVAVLRDMTEERRLDKLRKDFIANVSHELRTPIAMLQGYSEAIIDDIAASEEEKKEMAKVIYDESLRMGRLVNDLLDLARMEAGHIELQYERVELVPYVERVIRKFYGLAKEKQIELTAEFRDENIEIAIDPDRIEQVLTNLIDNAIRHTEAGGTVRLIIERSGDGVTIHVQDSGSGIPEEDLPFVFERFYKADKARTRGRSGTGLGLAIAKNIVEAHKGLITVHSKRNEGTTFSFYLPAREPKRA; translated from the coding sequence CTATGGTTTACGATTTTGCTGCTCGTCTCGTGCGTGCTGTTTATTTTAAGCATTTTGCTTATTAAATTTTTTGAAGAGTACTATGTGCAAGAGGCGGAAAACGATTTGACCCGCCTGGCGACAAAAGTGGCAGAGGTGATGCACGATTACCGTGACGAGCAGCTCGCCCGCTCGATCGCCTGGACGCTCGTCGACAATCGCTCAAAAGCGATCATCGTCGCCGATGAGTCGCACTATTGGTATTCGCCCGGTGATGCAGACTTGGATGATATGCCGCTGTCGTCCATCCGCCAAGACCCGGACTTGCGGCGCGTGCTGACTGACCAGGAAACGGTGAAAAAGCGGCTGTATGTGCCGGATTGGGGCCAAAATGAAAAGCCGCAGCACGATAGGATCATCGTCGGTGTCCCGATGTCAATGCCGGACGGCAGCCGCGGCGCCGTTTTCATTTACCAGTCGCTCGAGGCGATCGCCGATGCAACCGAACATACGAAAGAGCTTATTTTTCTCGCCGCCTTTATTGCCATTGTCATGACGACCTTTTTTGCTTTTTTCTTGTCAACGCGCATCACCGCTCCGCTCAGGAAGATGCGTCAAGCCGCGTTTGAAGTGGCGCGCGGCCATTTCGACACAAAGGTGCCGATTTTAACAAACGATGAAATCGGCGGGCTGGCGATGGCGTTCAACCAAATGGGGCGGCGGCTGCAATTCAATATTAACGCTTTAAATCAAGAAAAAGAACAGCTGGCCAGCATTTTAAGCAGCATGGCCGACGGCGTGATTACGTTTAGCCGCGACGGGGAAATTTTAATTACGAACCCGCCGGCGGAGCGGTTTTTGCAGGCGTGGTATTTCGAGCAAGGAAACGACGCGGAAACGATGGCGCCGCTGCCGCCGCAAGTGAAAGAACTGTTCGCCCGCGTCGTCCGCGAGGAAAAGGAGCAATCGATCGAGGTGACGATGCAAGGGCGGACATGGGTCATTTTAATGACGCCGTTATACGGAAAAACGATGGTGCGCGGCGCGGTCGCCGTTTTGCGCGACATGACCGAAGAGCGGCGGCTTGATAAGCTGCGCAAAGATTTCATTGCCAACGTCTCGCACGAGCTGCGCACGCCAATCGCCATGCTGCAAGGCTACAGCGAGGCAATCATCGACGACATCGCCGCCAGTGAGGAAGAGAAGAAAGAGATGGCGAAAGTCATTTACGACGAGTCGCTGCGCATGGGCCGTCTTGTTAACGATTTGTTGGACCTCGCCCGCATGGAGGCGGGCCATATCGAGCTGCAGTATGAGCGGGTCGAGCTTGTTCCTTACGTGGAGCGGGTGATCCGCAAGTTTTACGGGCTGGCGAAAGAAAAGCAAATCGAGCTGACGGCCGAGTTTCGCGACGAGAACATCGAAATCGCGATCGATCCAGACCGGATCGAACAGGTGTTAACGAATTTGATCGATAACGCCATTCGCCATACGGAGGCGGGCGGCACGGTCCGTCTGATTATCGAGCGAAGCGGCGACGGCGTAACGATTCACGTCCAAGACTCCGGTTCCGGCATTCCAGAGGAAGATTTGCCGTTTGTGTTTGAACGGTTTTACAAAGCCGATAAAGCGCGGACGCGCGGCCGCTCAGGCACCGGACTCGGCTTGGCTATCGCTAAAAACATCGTTGAAGCGCATAAAGGGCTTATTACCGTCCATAGTAAGCGAAACGAAGGAACGACATTTTCGTTTTATTTGCCGGCTCGCGAACCGAAAAGGGCGTAG
- the nagA gene encoding N-acetylglucosamine-6-phosphate deacetylase encodes MKRRLLKNAVVYAETRKIDQGYVLIEGEKVADIGPMLRCPTDIEAEVIELSPRFSVIPGLIDVHIHGAAGADVMDATPSALQAMANALPAEGTTSFLATTMTAPSEQIEVALMNVARYMEQANDPGAAEVLGVHLEGPFLSPKRAGAQHPRHLIDPDVSLFRRWQEAARGHIRLVTLAPERDGGLDLVAYLKKTGVVASIGHSDAIYDEVKAAVAAGVTHATHLFNGMRGIHHREPGVAGAVLMHDEVVCELIADGLHVAPPMVRFTYRNKGSDGLILITDAMRAKCLGDGKYDLGGQEVTVSRGEARLADGTLAGSVLKLADALRRVIDCTGCTLEEVIRMASWNPAKQLRILDRKGSLRPGKDADIVVLDEQYGVAMTFCRGVLAYWKQSETQGAGRDGHETH; translated from the coding sequence ATGAAACGGCGGCTGTTAAAAAACGCTGTCGTGTATGCGGAAACAAGGAAAATTGACCAGGGATATGTGTTGATCGAGGGAGAGAAAGTGGCCGATATCGGTCCGATGTTACGATGTCCAACCGATATTGAGGCAGAAGTGATCGAGCTTTCTCCACGATTTTCCGTCATACCAGGATTGATTGATGTTCACATTCACGGAGCAGCCGGGGCGGATGTGATGGATGCGACGCCGTCAGCGCTCCAGGCGATGGCTAACGCCTTGCCGGCGGAAGGAACAACAAGCTTCCTGGCGACGACAATGACGGCACCAAGCGAACAAATCGAAGTGGCGCTTATGAACGTAGCGCGCTATATGGAGCAGGCGAACGACCCGGGTGCGGCTGAAGTGCTCGGTGTTCATTTGGAAGGGCCGTTTTTGTCGCCAAAGCGCGCCGGGGCGCAGCACCCGCGTCATCTCATCGACCCGGACGTTTCGCTATTTCGGCGTTGGCAAGAAGCTGCCCGCGGCCATATCCGCCTTGTGACGCTCGCCCCGGAGCGGGACGGGGGGCTTGATCTTGTCGCTTATTTAAAGAAAACGGGGGTCGTCGCCTCGATAGGCCATTCCGACGCCATTTACGACGAGGTGAAAGCGGCGGTCGCCGCTGGGGTGACGCACGCCACCCACTTATTTAACGGGATGCGCGGCATTCACCACCGCGAACCGGGCGTCGCCGGTGCGGTACTCATGCACGATGAGGTCGTGTGCGAGTTGATTGCCGACGGGCTGCACGTTGCGCCGCCGATGGTTCGTTTTACTTACCGGAATAAGGGGAGCGATGGGCTCATATTAATCACTGACGCCATGCGCGCCAAATGTCTTGGTGATGGAAAATATGATCTCGGCGGCCAGGAGGTGACCGTTAGCCGTGGAGAGGCGCGTCTTGCCGACGGCACGTTGGCGGGAAGTGTGTTAAAGCTTGCTGATGCCCTTCGCCGTGTGATCGACTGCACCGGTTGCACCCTCGAAGAAGTGATTCGCATGGCAAGCTGGAATCCGGCGAAACAGCTTCGCATCCTTGACCGGAAAGGGAGTCTGCGGCCGGGGAAAGACGCCGATATTGTTGTGCTTGACGAACAATATGGAGTAGCAATGACGTTTTGCCGCGGCGTGCTCGCCTACTGGAAACAAAGCGAAACACAAGGGGCAGGGAGGGACGGTCATGAAACTCATTGA
- the nagB gene encoding glucosamine-6-phosphate deaminase yields the protein MKLIEVADYTDMSRQAARMIIEQVKEKPTAVLGLATGSTVLGVYRELAADHRQHGTSYRLVRTVNLDEYVGLGPDHPNSYRHYMNHHLFAQLDIPLHETHVPDGLAADLDEECRCYEQLIDALGGIDLQLLGIGRNGHIGFNEPGTPFSSTTHVVELAASTREANARFFPSLDDVPHYAITMGIATILRSRRIVLLASGEEKAAALARLFEGIVSPELPASALHLHPDVTIIADQKALSLIPKEQRQVDVP from the coding sequence ATGAAACTCATTGAGGTTGCGGACTATACGGACATGAGCCGCCAGGCGGCGAGAATGATCATCGAACAAGTCAAGGAAAAACCGACGGCGGTTCTCGGGTTAGCAACCGGTTCGACGGTGCTTGGCGTGTACCGTGAACTTGCTGCCGATCATCGGCAGCACGGAACATCGTACCGGCTCGTGCGCACGGTGAATTTGGATGAGTATGTCGGGCTCGGACCAGATCATCCGAATAGCTATCGCCATTATATGAATCACCACTTGTTTGCCCAATTGGACATCCCGCTTCACGAGACGCACGTGCCGGACGGCCTGGCCGCTGATCTAGATGAGGAGTGCCGGTGCTATGAGCAGCTGATTGATGCGCTAGGTGGCATTGATTTACAGCTCTTAGGCATCGGCCGCAACGGCCATATCGGCTTTAACGAGCCGGGGACGCCGTTTTCATCGACAACCCATGTCGTTGAACTGGCCGCCTCGACGCGCGAAGCGAACGCCCGCTTTTTCCCGTCGCTGGATGACGTGCCGCATTACGCCATTACGATGGGGATCGCGACCATTTTGCGGAGCCGCCGCATCGTGCTGTTGGCATCAGGGGAGGAAAAAGCTGCGGCGCTCGCTCGGCTGTTCGAAGGCATCGTTTCGCCCGAGCTGCCGGCTTCGGCGCTTCACCTCCATCCGGACGTTACGATCATCGCCGACCAAAAGGCGCTGTCACTCATTCCGAAGGAACAGCGGCAGGTGGATGTCCCATGA
- a CDS encoding GntR family transcriptional regulator yields the protein MIDKQSPVPIYYQLEQYMKEKIEKGEWQPGEMIPSERELAETYHISRMTVRQAVNNLVNDGYLIRRRGKGTFVAAKKIEQPLKGLTSFSEDMRSRGMEPDTIVLGFETVPASGKLAEWLAVKEGDALYEIRRLRLADGSPMALETLYIPRALAPHLTREIVNGSVYEFMEKEVGFAIGTAVQVLEASVARKLEAEHLQVKEGAPVLLLERRTYLDDGRPLEVVKSVYRGDRYKFIVEMERRK from the coding sequence ATGATTGATAAACAATCCCCTGTACCAATCTACTACCAGCTCGAGCAGTATATGAAGGAGAAAATCGAAAAAGGGGAGTGGCAGCCGGGGGAGATGATCCCGTCAGAGCGCGAGTTGGCGGAAACGTATCATATTAGCCGGATGACCGTTCGCCAGGCGGTCAACAATTTGGTCAACGATGGCTACCTCATTCGCCGGCGCGGAAAAGGGACGTTTGTCGCGGCGAAAAAAATCGAGCAGCCGCTGAAAGGACTGACGAGCTTTTCCGAAGATATGCGATCGCGCGGCATGGAGCCGGACACCATCGTTCTTGGCTTTGAAACGGTGCCGGCTTCCGGGAAACTGGCCGAATGGCTCGCTGTTAAGGAAGGGGACGCTCTTTACGAAATTCGCCGCCTTCGTTTAGCCGACGGTTCGCCGATGGCGCTCGAAACGCTCTACATTCCGCGCGCATTGGCGCCTCACTTGACGCGCGAGATTGTAAACGGTTCCGTTTATGAGTTTATGGAAAAGGAAGTCGGATTCGCCATCGGCACCGCCGTCCAAGTGCTTGAAGCGTCCGTCGCCCGCAAGCTGGAAGCCGAGCATTTGCAGGTGAAAGAAGGGGCGCCGGTGCTGCTGCTTGAGCGCCGCACATACCTTGATGACGGCCGGCCGCTCGAAGTCGTCAAATCGGTGTACCGCGGTGATCGGTACAAATTCATCGTTGAAATGGAACGGCGAAAATAA
- the nagE gene encoding N-acetylglucosamine-specific PTS transporter subunit IIBC: MLGFLQRLGKALMLPIAVLPAAGLLLRLGQQDLLNIPFIAAAGDAVFSNLALIFAIGVAIGFSKDGNGAAALAGAIGYFVLTKGAAAIDKDINMSVLGGIISGVIAGLLYNRYHDIKLPDWLGFFGGRRFVPIVTSLVMLVLALVFGYIWPPIQDGINAVGHWIVGAGAVGVGIFGFLNRLLIPVGLHHVLNSFVWFVFGEYNGKTGDLSRFFAGDPDAGIFMAGFFPVMMFGLPAAALAMIAAAKKERRKAVAGALLGVALTSFLTGITEPIEFLFMFLSPLLYVVHAVLTGLSLAVATALDIHHGFTFSAGAIDFFLNYGIAQKPYLLIVQGLIYAAVYFVVFYFLITKLNLKTPGREDDVEGEFTDSGAARSGVKYEELAVKYIGALGGKENLTQIDNCVTRLRLKVKDMSKVNEAELKRLGAKGVLRLNQTDLQVIVGTDVEFLANAMRK, encoded by the coding sequence ATGTTAGGATTTTTACAGCGTCTAGGAAAAGCGTTAATGCTGCCGATTGCTGTTTTGCCGGCAGCCGGATTATTGCTTCGGCTCGGCCAGCAGGACTTATTGAATATTCCGTTTATCGCCGCCGCGGGCGATGCCGTGTTTTCCAACTTGGCGCTGATCTTCGCCATCGGCGTCGCCATCGGCTTTTCAAAGGACGGCAACGGCGCCGCCGCACTCGCAGGGGCGATCGGCTATTTTGTTTTGACGAAAGGCGCTGCCGCGATTGATAAAGACATCAATATGTCTGTATTAGGCGGCATTATCTCCGGGGTGATCGCCGGGCTTTTATACAACCGTTATCATGATATCAAGCTGCCCGACTGGCTCGGCTTTTTCGGCGGCCGACGGTTTGTGCCGATCGTGACATCGCTTGTTATGCTCGTGCTTGCTCTCGTTTTCGGCTACATTTGGCCGCCGATTCAAGACGGCATTAATGCGGTCGGCCATTGGATCGTTGGCGCTGGGGCTGTTGGCGTCGGCATTTTCGGGTTCTTAAACCGGCTGCTGATTCCGGTCGGATTGCACCATGTGTTAAATAGTTTCGTCTGGTTTGTGTTTGGCGAGTATAACGGCAAAACCGGCGATTTAAGCCGATTTTTCGCCGGTGACCCGGATGCAGGGATTTTTATGGCTGGCTTCTTCCCGGTGATGATGTTCGGTCTCCCAGCGGCGGCATTGGCAATGATCGCCGCGGCGAAGAAGGAGCGGCGAAAAGCAGTCGCCGGCGCGCTCCTTGGCGTAGCGTTGACATCGTTTTTAACCGGGATTACAGAACCGATCGAATTTTTGTTTATGTTTTTATCGCCGCTCTTGTATGTCGTTCATGCCGTGTTGACCGGTTTGTCGCTGGCGGTGGCGACGGCGCTTGACATCCATCACGGGTTTACGTTCTCGGCCGGTGCGATTGACTTTTTCTTAAACTATGGAATTGCGCAAAAACCGTATTTATTAATTGTTCAAGGACTCATCTATGCGGCGGTCTATTTCGTTGTCTTCTACTTCCTGATTACGAAGCTCAATTTAAAAACGCCGGGGCGTGAAGATGACGTAGAGGGAGAGTTTACCGACAGCGGAGCGGCGCGGTCGGGCGTAAAATATGAAGAGCTAGCGGTAAAATATATAGGAGCATTGGGAGGAAAAGAAAACCTCACACAAATTGACAATTGTGTCACACGCTTGCGCTTAAAAGTAAAAGATATGTCAAAAGTCAACGAAGCTGAATTGAAGCGTTTAGGGGCGAAAGGTGTGCTTCGTCTCAATCAAACCGATTTGCAAGTGATCGTTGGAACGGATGTCGAATTTTTAGCCAACGCGATGAGAAAATGA
- a CDS encoding PEP phosphonomutase, producing MKRLLDCSASDFRKMDGKQLKRAIQASEGRVIVAEVIGEFAPLYPAVTNAELAAAFGADLLLLNWFDVFRPAVNGVDVNEPDHIVERLKQLTGRPVGVNLEPVDPNAKQLEELASLPKGRRATAESLQQAKRLGVDFICLTGNPKTGVTNDEIVKAIETARSILGEDTLIIAGKMHAAGVAGETGGGIVTEEVVMRFIRAGADVVLMPAPGTVPGVTLDKTEKLVRVAHEHGALVMLTIGTSQEGADEHTIRQIALAGKMAGADLHHIGDAGYHGIAVPENIMAYSIAIRGKRHTYIRMARSPLR from the coding sequence ATGAAACGATTGTTGGATTGCAGCGCTTCCGATTTCCGCAAGATGGATGGGAAACAGTTGAAGCGAGCGATTCAGGCGTCAGAAGGCAGAGTGATCGTTGCCGAAGTCATCGGGGAATTTGCGCCGCTTTATCCAGCGGTCACCAATGCCGAACTGGCTGCGGCGTTTGGGGCGGATTTGTTGCTGTTGAATTGGTTCGATGTGTTCCGGCCGGCTGTGAACGGTGTGGATGTGAATGAACCGGATCACATAGTGGAACGGTTAAAGCAGTTGACAGGGCGCCCGGTTGGCGTCAATTTGGAGCCGGTTGACCCGAATGCGAAGCAGCTCGAGGAGCTTGCATCGCTGCCAAAAGGGAGAAGGGCAACGGCGGAGTCACTGCAACAAGCAAAGCGGTTGGGAGTTGACTTTATTTGCCTGACCGGAAACCCGAAAACAGGGGTGACGAATGATGAGATTGTGAAAGCCATCGAAACGGCGCGATCCATTTTGGGCGAGGACACCCTAATTATTGCCGGGAAAATGCACGCGGCAGGCGTTGCCGGCGAAACGGGGGGCGGCATCGTAACGGAAGAAGTGGTGATGCGGTTTATTCGCGCTGGCGCTGACGTCGTTTTGATGCCGGCTCCAGGAACCGTGCCAGGGGTGACATTAGACAAGACAGAGAAGCTTGTTCGGGTGGCGCACGAGCACGGGGCGCTTGTGATGCTGACGATTGGCACAAGTCAGGAAGGAGCGGATGAGCATACGATTCGCCAAATCGCGCTTGCGGGCAAAATGGCAGGAGCGGATCTACATCATATCGGCGACGCTGGCTATCATGGCATTGCCGTTCCAGAGAACATTATGGCGTATTCGATCGCCATCCGCGGCAAACGCCATACGTATATTCGTATGGCAAGGTCGCCGTTGAGATAA
- a CDS encoding PH domain-containing protein — translation MFGKVAADVLGLSDIGSVIQPKDYDKVDADDYVMHEDGEKIYFLIKSKSDEYCFTNRALIHLDGTSAASKKRTLRRYDYYKHPISDVSLETAGTVDLDAEIKFKIGSHSYSIDVHKKHIEELKDLYKSLLAIAEICHENETKFNYAERSLELAAKVFANMRGDGANVSADFQAVNEYAFRWLTEAKKNYTVKDFGFVFDKYIQQ, via the coding sequence ATGTTTGGAAAAGTCGCGGCCGATGTGCTTGGATTGAGCGACATCGGCTCGGTCATTCAGCCGAAAGACTACGACAAAGTGGATGCGGATGATTATGTGATGCATGAAGATGGAGAAAAAATCTACTTTCTTATCAAATCGAAGTCGGATGAGTATTGTTTCACCAACCGCGCGCTCATTCATCTGGACGGCACGAGCGCCGCAAGCAAAAAGCGGACGCTGCGCCGCTACGATTACTATAAGCATCCGATTTCCGACGTGTCGCTCGAAACAGCCGGGACGGTCGACTTGGACGCGGAAATCAAATTCAAAATCGGGTCGCACTCCTATTCGATTGATGTGCATAAAAAGCATATTGAGGAATTGAAAGATTTGTATAAATCGCTGCTGGCGATCGCGGAGATTTGCCATGAAAACGAAACGAAGTTCAACTATGCGGAGCGGAGTTTGGAACTGGCGGCCAAGGTGTTTGCCAACATGCGCGGCGACGGGGCCAATGTGTCGGCGGATTTTCAGGCCGTGAATGAATACGCTTTTCGCTGGCTGACGGAAGCGAAAAAGAACTATACGGTGAAGGATTTCGGCTTTGTGTTTGACAAATATATTCAACAGTGA
- a CDS encoding NUDIX hydrolase, whose protein sequence is MMDKHRQAIIAVSAYITNDTGEVLLVKSCDRSDTWEMPGGQVEPGEPLDRAVQREVHEETGVDIRLIGVSGVYYNETKNIINIVFKATYVKGNVSPQPEEIQKAKFVLIDESNIDEYVTWPHLKSRVLDAMKRGCSVPYETWVMNPSRLSARVGR, encoded by the coding sequence GTGATGGATAAACATCGACAAGCCATTATCGCCGTTTCAGCCTATATTACGAATGACACGGGAGAGGTTTTGCTTGTTAAAAGCTGTGACCGCTCCGATACGTGGGAAATGCCGGGCGGACAAGTTGAACCGGGCGAGCCGCTCGATCGGGCCGTTCAGCGCGAGGTGCATGAAGAGACTGGCGTTGACATCCGTCTCATCGGGGTCAGCGGCGTGTACTACAATGAAACTAAAAATATCATAAACATTGTATTTAAAGCGACATATGTGAAAGGAAACGTTTCTCCCCAGCCTGAGGAAATTCAAAAGGCGAAGTTTGTGTTGATCGATGAGTCGAATATTGATGAATATGTGACATGGCCGCATTTGAAATCGCGGGTGCTCGATGCGATGAAAAGGGGATGCTCTGTTCCGTATGAAACATGGGTTATGAATCCATCTCGATTGTCTGCAAGAGTGGGAAGGTGA
- a CDS encoding ABC transporter substrate-binding protein — protein sequence MKRWKWPAALAALILLAVMLAGCSSGAGNSAQPAKKEEPKTEQTAFPVTVKDGLGEDVTIKAEPKKIVSLIPSNTEIAYALGLGEKIVGVSDFDNYPEDVKTKTKIGGMEFNVEKIISLKPDLVLAHASSAHNSKDGLQQLKDAGITVLVVHNAASFNDVYASIELIGKATGTADKADQVINDMKAKLAEVKEKAKQIPADKQANVWIEVSPPPQLYTTGKGTFMDEMLKVISAKNVAGSLEGWPMVTEEQAVAYKPDVIITTYGGAKQVLERAAWKDVPAVKNKRVYDVNTDLVSRPGPRLVEGVEELAKAIYPDVFK from the coding sequence ATGAAGCGTTGGAAATGGCCTGCGGCGCTGGCTGCTCTCATCCTTTTGGCCGTTATGCTTGCCGGTTGCAGCAGCGGAGCGGGAAACAGCGCCCAGCCGGCAAAAAAAGAGGAGCCGAAAACGGAACAAACGGCGTTTCCGGTGACGGTGAAAGACGGGCTTGGGGAAGATGTCACCATCAAAGCGGAACCGAAAAAGATCGTCTCGCTCATTCCAAGCAATACGGAAATCGCCTATGCGTTGGGGTTGGGCGAGAAAATCGTCGGCGTCAGCGATTTTGACAATTATCCAGAGGATGTGAAAACGAAAACGAAAATCGGCGGCATGGAATTTAACGTCGAGAAAATTATTTCTCTAAAGCCGGATCTTGTTCTCGCTCACGCATCAAGCGCCCATAACTCGAAGGACGGCCTGCAGCAATTGAAAGACGCCGGCATCACCGTGCTCGTTGTCCATAACGCCGCGTCGTTTAACGATGTGTATGCGTCGATTGAACTCATCGGCAAGGCGACCGGAACGGCGGACAAAGCGGATCAAGTCATCAATGACATGAAGGCGAAACTGGCGGAGGTGAAGGAAAAAGCAAAACAAATTCCGGCCGACAAGCAGGCGAATGTCTGGATTGAAGTGTCGCCGCCGCCGCAACTGTATACGACCGGCAAAGGAACGTTTATGGACGAGATGCTTAAGGTGATTTCTGCCAAAAATGTTGCCGGCAGCTTAGAAGGCTGGCCGATGGTGACCGAGGAACAAGCGGTCGCATACAAACCGGACGTCATCATCACGACATACGGGGGAGCGAAACAAGTGCTTGAGCGCGCCGCTTGGAAGGACGTGCCGGCCGTGAAAAACAAGCGGGTGTATGATGTCAACACCGACCTAGTGAGCCGGCCGGGTCCGCGTCTTGTCGAAGGGGTCGAGGAACTTGCCAAAGCCATTTACCCGGATGTGTTTAAGTAA
- a CDS encoding iron ABC transporter permease: MCLSKTWIYIVAAAAAVFSLLVGISTGSLSIPFSSIIGILAAEWFGMPLPADIPADWVPIVMAIRLPRVVLAFLVGASLALAGAAFQGLLKNALADPYTLGVSSGASVGAVLVIFLGWQWPLLGTFTLPIVSILCGMVTLAAVLTFTRMVERRMSVETIILAGIIFGAFFSAFISLMIALTGEELRQIISWLMGSVAMRGWKYSGLLLPFFLVGAATIIANGRELNAFAFGEAAALHVGVDVTRRKIIILTAAALLTGAAVSVSGTIGFVGLVVPHMVRLVCGPNYRVLLPLSLLYGGAFLVLADVAARTIIEPRELPIGVITSLIGAPLFAALFFRKTKRKMG, from the coding sequence ATGTGTTTAAGTAAAACGTGGATATATATTGTGGCCGCTGCTGCGGCTGTCTTTTCACTGCTCGTAGGGATATCGACCGGGTCGCTGTCGATTCCCTTTTCTTCTATTATCGGCATTCTCGCCGCCGAATGGTTCGGGATGCCGCTTCCAGCCGACATTCCGGCGGATTGGGTGCCGATTGTGATGGCGATCCGTCTGCCGCGCGTGGTGCTTGCCTTTTTGGTCGGGGCTTCCTTGGCGCTTGCCGGAGCGGCGTTTCAAGGATTGTTGAAAAACGCGCTCGCCGATCCGTATACGCTCGGCGTCTCGTCCGGTGCGTCCGTCGGGGCGGTGCTCGTTATTTTTCTCGGCTGGCAATGGCCGCTGCTCGGCACGTTTACGCTGCCGATCGTGAGCATTTTATGCGGCATGGTGACGCTTGCCGCTGTCTTGACGTTCACCCGCATGGTTGAACGGCGAATGTCGGTCGAGACGATCATTTTAGCCGGCATTATTTTCGGCGCCTTTTTCAGCGCCTTTATTTCGCTCATGATCGCCTTGACTGGAGAAGAATTGCGGCAAATCATTTCCTGGCTGATGGGGAGCGTGGCGATGCGCGGATGGAAGTATAGCGGGCTATTGTTGCCGTTTTTTCTCGTTGGCGCGGCAACAATCATCGCCAACGGCCGCGAACTGAACGCGTTCGCGTTCGGCGAGGCGGCGGCGCTTCACGTCGGCGTCGATGTCACACGCCGCAAAATCATCATTTTGACGGCGGCCGCGCTGCTCACCGGCGCGGCGGTGTCGGTGTCGGGAACGATCGGCTTTGTCGGGCTTGTCGTTCCACATATGGTTCGGCTTGTGTGCGGGCCGAACTATCGGGTGCTTTTGCCGCTGTCGCTCTTGTACGGCGGGGCGTTTCTTGTGCTTGCCGATGTGGCGGCACGGACGATCATTGAGCCGCGCGAGCTGCCGATCGGCGTCATTACATCGCTCATCGGCGCCCCGTTGTTTGCCGCCCTATTTTTCCGAAAAACGAAACGAAAGATGGGATGA